TAAGTCGCAAACAAATCCCTGGTGTAGTTCCGAATCAGCAGTGCGATACCTACGCGTGGTTTTCGCAACGAGCTTGGGTAGAAATTGATTTAGAGGCGTTGTCGTACAATGTAAAGCAATTGGTGCAGTTTTTATCGCCGCGTACCCAGTTGATGGCAGTAGTAAAAGCTGATGCCTACGGACATGGAGCAGTAACAGTCGCCCAAATTGCCATCCAATCGGGAGCTAGTTGCTTAGGAGTGGCTACAGTTCCAGAAGCTATTCAATTGCGAGAAGGCGGGATTCAAGCGCCCATTTTGATTTTAGGGGCAACTCATACACTAGAGCAAATTCATGCGATCGCCCAATGGAAACTTCAGCCCACACTCTGTAGCCCTAAACAAGCTTTAGTATTTTCTGATACCTTAGAATCGATGAATCATGGTTCTCCAGTGCCCGTACACATTAAATTAGACACGGGAATGTCGAGGTTGGGAACTGATTGGCGGCAAGCTGGCGAATTTGTGCAATTAGTGCAGCGATTACCACATCTTAATATTGCCAGTATTTATTCTCATTTGGCGACAGCAGACGATCCTGATACCACGGCAATGGAAGAACAGCATAAACGATTTGAGGATGCGATCGCTCAAATCAAAGCAATGGGAATTCAACCGCCTTGCTTGCACTTGGCAAACTCAGCCGCCGCACTCACAAATCCGGCATTGCACTACGACATGGTGCGTGTAGGTTTAGCTGTTTACGGACTCTACCCAGCAACCCATTTACAAAATGCGATCGATCTCAAGCCCGTTTTGCAACTTAAGGCACGAGTTACCCAAGTCAAAACAATTGCCGCAGGAACAGCTGTTAGCTACGGGCATAAATTTATTGCCCCGCGTGAACTTCGCCTCGCCGTCGTGGGAATTGGCTATGCTGACGGTGTTCCTCGCAGTCTTTCTAACAAAATGCAGGTGTTAATTCGCGGTCAGCGGGTGTCGCAAATTGGGACAATTACAATGGATCAGTTGATGCTGGATGTGAGTGCCATACCCAATATCCAAGAAGGAGAAGTAGTCACCTTGCTAGGGGAACACGGAAAAGAACAAATTTCAGCGGACGATTGGGCAAAACAATTAAACACTATTTCTTGGGAAATTCTCTGTGGTTTCAAGCATCGTCTGCCTCGTGTTGCAGTTATGTAGTTGGGAATTGGGAATGGGGCATAGGAAATTAATTTCTCCCTTGTCCCCTATTCCCTATTGCCATAATTATTTTATTATGATATGTTAGTAAACTGATGCGGATGTGGCGAAATTGGCAGACGCGCTAGATTTAGGTTCTAGTTCCGAAAGGAGTGAAGGTTCAAGTCCTTTCATCCGCACTTAATTTATGAAAACTGCATGAGCCAACAGACTCATGCAGTTTTTGAATTAATTCATCCTCAAGTGCAAGCACGAGAGTTGATAGACATAGATTATACCGATAGATGAATATTTAGATTAAGACTTTTTAGCTGATTAGTGGATTATCGAACAGAATTCAAAAGTCAGGAGTCAGAATTCAGCAATGTTTTCTGTACGACTGGCGGTGCTTCGCAGCGTTAGCGAGTACTCGATCGTCTGAATAATCGGCGTTTTTGCACCCCCACCAAATTGAAATTTGGTAGTGCAACAATTCAGTTGCGTGTCTGAATCCCCGACTGATTGATTCTGACTCCTGAATTCAGAATAGCTGAATTCTTCTTCAATGATATTTAACCCACAGCATAATCTGTAAATTGGCGCTTAAATGGCGAATGAAAACCGATGACAATATCCTGCTTGGGGATACCTAAATTTGCTAAATCTTCTCCTACTTCATTTTCTGTCCCATTGTGTTGCAGCCAAACTTTACCATCTTTGATATCTAGATGTAAAAAACAACCATAAACACGACGTTGATTTTTCCAACCGATATTTACAAGTTGATAGTGGTGATGTTCTGTGTCAAAAATTAATTGGGTTTCAATTTCTGGATCTTGACTAGAAATTGCAGCATATTCTTGGAGAAGTTGCTGAATTATTTGTTGATATTTTTTTAGTTTATCCATTCGACAATATCCTCTGTTACAGGCTGATAAGTAATCAATTTAAGTTGATATGTTTTAATAATGTTTTGTACAAGTCTGATAGTGAAGAAGGAAGTATATGTATCGATGGGAACTGCTAAATAGAGAGTCCGATCTGGTTCTTGTTCAGATAATGCTAGTCGATAGTTAATAAATTGTCCTAAAGCTGTGTGAAATTCAGAAATTGCAGATGTTTTAAAAAAGCTTTTAATTTCAACAGCAATTTTTTCACCCTCTCTTTCTGCTGCTAGAATTCTTTCTGCACCTAAGTCTATGTACATATCCCCTAACTCGAAACTGACGGGTAAGGGATCATGGGTGATTTTCCACCCTTCCTTTTCTAGCCCTTTTTTGACTGCGTTGTGAAAGATATCTCTTGCTGGCATAATATAACATTATAAAGGATTTTCTATTTCGTAATTCGTAATTATGTAGCGATCGCATCCTCCTGTTACTGAAACTGTAAGTGGGCAATCACTTGCGGTGGGCTACGCCAACGCATTCATCAACAATTAAAGGATAATCTTAAAAACTTCAGTAGCTAGTTTTTTGTTGAATGTAGATGTAGGGGGATTAGCGATCGCCGTTAGTAAATTATCATCTGTGATAAGATTTGATACTTTTTTGGAATCTAGGGTACTGGTGTTGAAGTATTCTCATAATAAAATTGCGTCTCACGCCCTTACCTATGAACGGTCAATCATCATCAACCCCTAGAGATGGCAAATACTTGGATTTTTTGCAAGAGGTATTGCTAGCAGTCCATAACAGCAATGGCGACCCAATAATAGTACATACCATATTACAAGCAAATCTGGCTAAATTAGATTTGCATTTGGCGGATGTGCTGAAAATTCGGGCAACAGAAAAACTAGCAGAAGCACAACCAGACCAATCACTATTTGATACAGGAACAAATATTTTTACTTTCTGTAATTTACTCCTAGATTTTGTCTTGGGGAATCGTGCCGACAATATCGAAATTATTATTGCTGGTTATGAAATAGCACTAACAGCTTTTAATCGCCAAGACTTTCCTGATAGTTGGGGAAAAGTACAAACTTATCTTGGTAATGCCTATAAATCCCGTATTCACGGAGAGTATGCTAATAACTTGGAAATTGCGATCGCCTATTCTCAGGAAGCACTGACAGAATGTACTCGCGATCGTTTTCCCCAAATATGGGCTTTGTCACAACATCATCTTGGTAATGCCTATTATGAGCGTATCCGTGGGGAAAGAGCAGAGAATATAGAAACAGCCATTGTCTGTTATCAAGAAGCATTACAAAGAATATACGCGCAACGCCAATCCCTATCGCTGGAGTGTGATACTTAAGGATATGGGTGCTGCCTACAGCGATCGCATCTTGGGAGAACGAGCCGATAGTTTAGAAGCAGCAATTTCCTGTTATCAAGAATCATTAACAGAATGCACTCGCGAGCGTTTCCCCCAAGATTGGGCAGCAACACAAATTAATCTTGGTAATGCCTACAGTAACCGCATCCGTGGAGAAGAAGCCGAAAATATAGAAGCAGCAATTTCTTGTTATGAAGAAGCATTAAAAGAATCCTCGCGCGATCGCAACCCTTTGTTTTGGGGTTGGATACACATGAGTCTTGCGAAAGCCTATAATGAGCGTATTCGTGGGGAACAAGCTGACAATTTGGAAAAAGCCATTGCCTGCGGTCGAAAAGCCTTAGAAGAATGTACTCGCGATCGCTTTCCCAGACACTGGGCAATGATACAAAATAATCTTGGCATTGCCTACAGTAATCGTATTTTTGGGGAACACGCGGAGAATTTGGAAACCGCCATTGCTTGCTATCAAGAATCACTAGAAGAACGCACTCGTGAGTGCTTACCTTATGATTGGGCAAGGACACAAAATAGTCTTGGCAGTACCTACAGTAAACATCCACAGTAGGAACAATTTTGCTGTGCGATGTCTACAACGGGCTACGCCTACGCGCATTTTGGATAACCAGAAAAATTAACCTGGAGACATCAGTTAATTTCACACCTTTTCCTGGTACAGTTGCTAACCCTTCTGAATTCTGTTTTATTTTTGTCAAAAAAAATCAGTATTATCCCTGTGGTCATAACGGGAGTATTTAATTAAAAGTGGCTTCAGATAGTTCTTACTTGTTTAAAAACTAGATTTTACTTAAGTGTAAATACAGAAGTTAAAAGATATTACATTAATAAAATCAGTATTATTCCTGTGGTCAGATTGGGGTTACTCAATGGAAAGTGGCTTCATCTAGTCTTGACATTTTTATGTCTTATTTCTCGAAAGATGTTGATAAATCTCAGTAACACTAAGTAGATTAATCACAATTTACGAATTTACTAAGATTTGCTCATCTGAAAATAACGCTACTCTCGTTGAGTTTCACCACAAACCTAGATGTAAACTGATGTACTTTAAAATCCAAAAGTTTAATGCTTTTTACTTGATTTTAATTGTGGAATAACTTTACACGAGTTTAGCTTACACGTATCGAATTTTAGCTGAAGTAAAAGCAAAATGAGCACAACTCCTATAGGTAGCTACAGGTTGTTCCAGAAACTACATCCGCTATCTCTGTTGGCACAATTAACAAGTCGGCGTGCTACGGGTTGCTTAAGCGTATTTACCGGGATAGTCTCTTGGTCAATCTATCTAGAGGACGGTAAACTTACTTATGCCTCCTATTCAGATAAACTATTTGAGCGCCTTGATAGTCACTTACGGCGTTTGAGTCAGCAAATTCCTGCTCTCAACAGCGCCACTCGCGTACAGATGCGGCTGATGTTTGAGACGAAAAATGAACATCAATCAATACCAAATGCGGATTACCAAGCTATTTGTTGGTTAGTCAATCAGGACTATATTACCTCTGTGCAAGCAGGAAGCCTGATAGACGAATTGGCAAAAGAAGTAATGGAATCATTTCTATGTTTAAAAGAAGGTAGCTATGAATTCAGTCCAGAAAGCTCTTTGGACGAACAACCAAAGTTCTGTCACCTGGATTTACGGTTGCTTGTTGAACACTGTCAAAAGCAATTACGAAATCGGCAAAATATTCAGTCATCAATTCCGGCTGGTGCAAATTCCCAAGTTTTTTCTACAACACAATCGTCTCAAGTTCAGCCACATCTAAAAATAAAGCTTGGGCAAAAATTGCCAATACCAATCAATTTTGATATTCCTGAGAATAATAAAATTACTCAGCCACCTGTTGGTAAAAAACTATATACGATTGCCTGCATTGATGATAGCCAAACTGTTTTGAATTCTATCAAACACTTTTTGGATGAAAACACATTTTCAGTTGTGATGATCAACGATCCGGTAAAAGCTTTAATGCAAATTCTACGGAGTAAGCCCGATCTGATTTTGCTGGATGTTGAAATGCCAAGTTTAGATGGCTATGAGCTATGTTCTTTATTACGAAAACATTCAGCTTTTAAAAATACACCGATCGTTATGGTGACTGGTAGAACAGGATTTATCGACAGGGCAAAGGCTAAAATGGTCAGATCGTCAGGATATTTAACCAAGCCTTTTACACAATCAGAATTGCTAAAAATGGTTTTTAAGCATCTTGGTTGATTGAAATAAGGCAAATAAAAATAACAAAATATGTTTAATTTATTTTTTTAGGAGATTTAATAGTGAGCCTGACTTTGCTTGGCACAATTTTGATTGTAGAAGATTCTCCCAGTGAATTGGAATTAATGAGCCATTATCTCAAAGAGAGTGGTTACAACGTAATTAAAGCAAGTGGTGCAAAAGAGGGTTTAGAAAAAGCTGTGTTAGAAAAACCAGATGCGATCGTTACTGATGTAGTAATGCCAGAAATGAGCGGATTTGAATTGTGTCGTTCTCTGAGAAGAAATCCGATTACTGCAAAAGTGCCGATTGTGGTTTGTAGTTCTAAAAATCAAGAAATTGACCGTTTGTGGGCAATGAGACAAGGTGCAGATGCCTATATAACTAAACCTTACACCCGCGAACATCTCCTACGTACTATTAAATCAGTGGTAATTTGAATCAATGACTAGTACAAACATTACTCTTTCTTCAAAACCAATCCCGAATAATTTAGCAGATAGTTATCTGAAGTTTCAGCTAAATCAACAAACTACTGCTGTTTTATCAATGAGGCATACGCAAGAAGCAATTCTTGTGCCTGTTGAATCTATTACGTCAATACCTAATATGCCATCCTGCATATTAGGATTAATGAATTGGCGGAGTCGGATAATTTGGGTAGTTGATTTACCAAGAATGCTCAATTTAGAATCCCTAGATTATCGACTGCGACAATACAATGTGATCGTTATCCAAGTGGAATCATTGGTGTTGGGATTAGTTGTACAAGAAATAAAAGGTACAACCAAGTTCATAGTTGATGATATTCATTCTCCTATCGGACAAGTGACATCCAGTTTAGTTCCTTATTTATGTGGGTGCGTTGTGCAACAGGAAGAAATATTACTGGTATTAGATGCACAGGCGATCGCGCAATCTTCTATTCTCCGCAGTGATTAGGGTTTACTACTAAAAACAGCTTTTTAGTGTTCTTATTCACATACTTAGGAGAACTACTTTTATGTTTAATAAAACTAACACGAATCAAGGTAATAGCGCTCAAAATCGAGCATCGCTGATTTCATCTCAAAAAGCCATTGGAACTGTAGTAAAGCTACCAAATAAGCTGACTACTGAAAATGCTAATAATTCTTCTTGGAATCAGGGGATTGCCTATTTTACCAGACTGGGATTGGTTAAGAAAGCGACTATTTTAGCGATCGCAATCGGTACAATACCAGTTTTGGGCATCGGTGCGATCGCTTTTGGTTTTGCCAACAAATCCATTACTAAGCAAATTACCCAATCTCAACAAGCCGAAGCCACTGGCTTGAGTGATAAAGTTAACCGCTTCATGCTGGGACGCTACGGTGATATTCAGGTAATATCAAACTTGCTATTTTTGACAAATTCTCAAGCTAGTATTAGTACTCAAGAAAAGCAAGCAGTCTTAGATCGGGTTGTCGAAGCCTACAAAGCCTATGACAGTATTGCTGTTTTCGATCGCCAAGGTAATTTGATTGTCCAGTCTACAGGCGAACCCCTGGAAAATCAAAAAGACCGTACCTTTTTTCAAGACGCTTTACAAAAAGAAACTCCTCTCATCAGCAAACCGGAAGCAGCAAAAAATACTGGTGTCGTGAGTATTTATCTAGCTGCACCTGTGAAAGAGACAAGAACGGGTCAAACTATTGGCGTCGTACAAGCACGTATGCCCGTAAAATCTTTAGAGGAAGTTACCAAAAACTACGCAGCCAACGGACAACAATATTATTTACTCGATGCTTCAGGAACCGTTTTCTTGAGTCCCCAAAAGGAATTATTGGGGAAAGAGGCTAAGGCAGAGTATTCTAATTTACCTAAACTGTTAGCAGCTAAAAAGGTAAATAGTTTTATAGAAGTTCCGAAAACTCACAAAAAACAAGAACTAGTTAGCTATGTACCAGCTAGTACGATCGATGGCTTACCCGATCTAAATTGGCAGGTACTTTTAGCTACAGATACCGCAACTGTATTTGAGCCGCAAAGACAATTGTTGTGGATTATAGCCATCGGTACAGCAGTAACAGCATTGATTGTAGGTGCGATCGCATCTCGGTTAGCTAAACTGACTACACTACCAATTCTCAATGCAACTGCGGCATTAGCAAAACTAGGTCAAGGTAAATTTAATACCCGTCTGGAAATTGAAAGAGAAGACGAATTAGGGGTATTGAGTGCAAATATCAACCTGATGGCCGAACAATTGCAGGTCTTAGTTAAAGAACAGCAACAGGAAGTAGACGTTGAAGGGACAAAATTACTAGCAGATATTACCCTACGGATTCGGAAAGTTCTTAAAACTGAAGATATTTATCACGCCGCAGTCAAAGAAGTTCAGCGAATTCTCAAAACAGACCGGGTAATCATTTATAGTCTGAATCCAGGTACTTTGACTGGCGCTGTCGTTGCGGAATCGTTAACTGGTAATTGGCCGGAAATGCTGGGAGTGCAAATTGATGACCCTTATTTTCGGGAACATTATCTAGAAAGCGATCACAATGAACAAGTGCAAGCAGTTGCCGATATTCATCAAGACCAAAGCTTGAAAAATGCCGACGGTTACATCCAACTGTTGGAAAAATTTGCTGTCAAAGGTCATTTAATCGTACCGATTCTTGCCCAAGAAAAACTTTTAGGCTTATTAATTGCTCATCATTGCGAAACTCCTCGTGTTTGGCAACAGCCGGAAATTGACTTGTTTCAACAAATAGCAACTCAAGTCGGCTATGCCTTAGAACAAGCCAAGTTATTAGAAGAAATCGAAAAAGTCAGAAATGTAACTATAAGTGGGTCAGACGAAACACTGCAACAACAACTTTTACAACTACTCAACGACGTAGAAGGTGCAGCCAGAGGCGATTTAACAGTGCGTGCAGATGTAACCGCTGGGGAAATTGGTACTGTTGCCGACTTCTTCAACTCCATTGTCGAAAGCCTCCGGGATATTGTTACCCAAGTTAAACAAGCTGCCATCCATGTAAATAGTGCCATTGGCTCTAACGAAGGAGCCATCCGCCACCTAGCAGAAGAAGCACTCACTCAAGCTGCCGAAATCAATCGCACCCTTGATGCTGTTGACCACATGACCCAATCTATGCAGGCTGTAGCCGAAAGTGCCGAAAAAACTGCCTTCATTGCTAACCATGCTGCTCATACCGCTACCAAGAGTGGACACGCAATGGATTTGACAGTACAAAACATCCTCTCTTTGCGGGAAACTGTCGGTGAAACTGCTAAGAAAGTGAAACGTTTGGGAGAGTCTTCGCAACAAATTTCTCGCGTGGTTTCTTTGATTAATCAAATAGCGATTCAAACTAACTTGCTTGCTATTAATGCCGGTATAGAAGCAGCACGTGCGGGTGAAGAAGGTCAAGGTTTTGCCGTAGTGGCTGAAGAAGTCGGCGAACTAGCAGTCAGGAGTGCCGCCGCAACCCAAGAAATTGAACAAATTGTTGAAAATATCCAACGAGAAACCAGTGAAGTAGTGCAAGCAATGGAAATAGGTACTACCCAAGTGGTAGAAGGTACTCGAATTGTGGAGGAAGCTAAACAAAGTCTGAGTGAAATTTTGGATGTATCTTCTCAAATTGACTTCTTAGTGCAGTCGATTTCCACTGCAACTGCATCTCAGGTTGAAACATCACAAAGTGTTAGCCAATTGATGAAAGATATCGCTGCTATATCACAACGTACTAGCGATTCTTCTCGCCAAGTTTCTGAATCTCTGCAACAAACTGTGGATATTTCCCAGCAGTTGCAAGAGACTGTCGAGGCTTTCAAAGTTAGTTAAGTTTGTCATTTGTCATTTGTCCTTTGCTAGTGACGAATACTTCTCTACGAGAGGCTATGCCAACGACTACGCGGTAGTTGAATCTCGACTTCGCTCGATTTCCGCGCAGTCGAAACTCAGTACAAGTGACGAATGACCATGCAAATTTTAATTTT
This portion of the Nostoc sp. GT001 genome encodes:
- a CDS encoding methyl-accepting chemotaxis protein, whose amino-acid sequence is MFNKTNTNQGNSAQNRASLISSQKAIGTVVKLPNKLTTENANNSSWNQGIAYFTRLGLVKKATILAIAIGTIPVLGIGAIAFGFANKSITKQITQSQQAEATGLSDKVNRFMLGRYGDIQVISNLLFLTNSQASISTQEKQAVLDRVVEAYKAYDSIAVFDRQGNLIVQSTGEPLENQKDRTFFQDALQKETPLISKPEAAKNTGVVSIYLAAPVKETRTGQTIGVVQARMPVKSLEEVTKNYAANGQQYYLLDASGTVFLSPQKELLGKEAKAEYSNLPKLLAAKKVNSFIEVPKTHKKQELVSYVPASTIDGLPDLNWQVLLATDTATVFEPQRQLLWIIAIGTAVTALIVGAIASRLAKLTTLPILNATAALAKLGQGKFNTRLEIEREDELGVLSANINLMAEQLQVLVKEQQQEVDVEGTKLLADITLRIRKVLKTEDIYHAAVKEVQRILKTDRVIIYSLNPGTLTGAVVAESLTGNWPEMLGVQIDDPYFREHYLESDHNEQVQAVADIHQDQSLKNADGYIQLLEKFAVKGHLIVPILAQEKLLGLLIAHHCETPRVWQQPEIDLFQQIATQVGYALEQAKLLEEIEKVRNVTISGSDETLQQQLLQLLNDVEGAARGDLTVRADVTAGEIGTVADFFNSIVESLRDIVTQVKQAAIHVNSAIGSNEGAIRHLAEEALTQAAEINRTLDAVDHMTQSMQAVAESAEKTAFIANHAAHTATKSGHAMDLTVQNILSLRETVGETAKKVKRLGESSQQISRVVSLINQIAIQTNLLAINAGIEAARAGEEGQGFAVVAEEVGELAVRSAAATQEIEQIVENIQRETSEVVQAMEIGTTQVVEGTRIVEEAKQSLSEILDVSSQIDFLVQSISTATASQVETSQSVSQLMKDIAAISQRTSDSSRQVSESLQQTVDISQQLQETVEAFKVS
- a CDS encoding chemotaxis protein CheW; the protein is MTSTNITLSSKPIPNNLADSYLKFQLNQQTTAVLSMRHTQEAILVPVESITSIPNMPSCILGLMNWRSRIIWVVDLPRMLNLESLDYRLRQYNVIVIQVESLVLGLVVQEIKGTTKFIVDDIHSPIGQVTSSLVPYLCGCVVQQEEILLVLDAQAIAQSSILRSD
- the alr gene encoding alanine racemase; its protein translation is MLSRKQIPGVVPNQQCDTYAWFSQRAWVEIDLEALSYNVKQLVQFLSPRTQLMAVVKADAYGHGAVTVAQIAIQSGASCLGVATVPEAIQLREGGIQAPILILGATHTLEQIHAIAQWKLQPTLCSPKQALVFSDTLESMNHGSPVPVHIKLDTGMSRLGTDWRQAGEFVQLVQRLPHLNIASIYSHLATADDPDTTAMEEQHKRFEDAIAQIKAMGIQPPCLHLANSAAALTNPALHYDMVRVGLAVYGLYPATHLQNAIDLKPVLQLKARVTQVKTIAAGTAVSYGHKFIAPRELRLAVVGIGYADGVPRSLSNKMQVLIRGQRVSQIGTITMDQLMLDVSAIPNIQEGEVVTLLGEHGKEQISADDWAKQLNTISWEILCGFKHRLPRVAVM
- a CDS encoding XisI protein; its protein translation is MDKLKKYQQIIQQLLQEYAAISSQDPEIETQLIFDTEHHHYQLVNIGWKNQRRVYGCFLHLDIKDGKVWLQHNGTENEVGEDLANLGIPKQDIVIGFHSPFKRQFTDYAVG
- a CDS encoding response regulator, with translation MSTTPIGSYRLFQKLHPLSLLAQLTSRRATGCLSVFTGIVSWSIYLEDGKLTYASYSDKLFERLDSHLRRLSQQIPALNSATRVQMRLMFETKNEHQSIPNADYQAICWLVNQDYITSVQAGSLIDELAKEVMESFLCLKEGSYEFSPESSLDEQPKFCHLDLRLLVEHCQKQLRNRQNIQSSIPAGANSQVFSTTQSSQVQPHLKIKLGQKLPIPINFDIPENNKITQPPVGKKLYTIACIDDSQTVLNSIKHFLDENTFSVVMINDPVKALMQILRSKPDLILLDVEMPSLDGYELCSLLRKHSAFKNTPIVMVTGRTGFIDRAKAKMVRSSGYLTKPFTQSELLKMVFKHLG
- a CDS encoding tetratricopeptide repeat protein, translating into MNGQSSSTPRDGKYLDFLQEVLLAVHNSNGDPIIVHTILQANLAKLDLHLADVLKIRATEKLAEAQPDQSLFDTGTNIFTFCNLLLDFVLGNRADNIEIIIAGYEIALTAFNRQDFPDSWGKVQTYLGNAYKSRIHGEYANNLEIAIAYSQEALTECTRDRFPQIWALSQHHLGNAYYERIRGERAENIETAIVCYQEALQRIYAQRQSLSLECDT
- a CDS encoding XisH family protein, whose amino-acid sequence is MPARDIFHNAVKKGLEKEGWKITHDPLPVSFELGDMYIDLGAERILAAEREGEKIAVEIKSFFKTSAISEFHTALGQFINYRLALSEQEPDRTLYLAVPIDTYTSFFTIRLVQNIIKTYQLKLITYQPVTEDIVEWIN
- a CDS encoding tetratricopeptide repeat protein, yielding MSVIKKHYKEYTRNANPYRWSVILKDMGAAYSDRILGERADSLEAAISCYQESLTECTRERFPQDWAATQINLGNAYSNRIRGEEAENIEAAISCYEEALKESSRDRNPLFWGWIHMSLAKAYNERIRGEQADNLEKAIACGRKALEECTRDRFPRHWAMIQNNLGIAYSNRIFGEHAENLETAIACYQESLEERTRECLPYDWARTQNSLGSTYSKHPQ
- a CDS encoding response regulator, whose protein sequence is MSLTLLGTILIVEDSPSELELMSHYLKESGYNVIKASGAKEGLEKAVLEKPDAIVTDVVMPEMSGFELCRSLRRNPITAKVPIVVCSSKNQEIDRLWAMRQGADAYITKPYTREHLLRTIKSVVI